Sequence from the Bremerella volcania genome:
TCCACCGTGGAAGTATGTGGCGGCGTTCGCTGGCGACGGGATCGAAACGAATCCACCCAAGACCAACCAGCAAGTGCAAGAGAGCGGCAAGTCGTTCGGTCGCGAAATCGACCAGATGCCGCCGCAAGAAGTGCTCGACGAACTCGACAGCAAGGTCGACTACGTGCACCTGGAAAAGATCCTCATGGAAGAAGGGATCGCGAAGTTCGCCGATCCGCAAAAGGCACTTCTGCAGTTGATCGAATCGAAGAAGGCCGCCGTCTAACGTGATCGCCCTTTAAAGGTACTGGGCAAACAAATCTCCCTCCGGCCAATTGCTAGCCGAATTGGCCGGAGCATGCAGCGGCCCGTCGATCTTGCTGGCGTACGCCTGGCCGTCTGGGGCACGATCTTGGTTGAATAGCACACACCAACTGACCCCATCGGCGCGGGAGACCAACAGCGTCGATACCCCGGTCAGGCTCCCGGTATGCCAGCAGGTCCACGGCAAATGACTGTCTGGCGATGGGCGCGTTAACCAACCGCACGCGTAGTAGGCTTCGTTGCCGGAGAACTTCTTGCCGTCGATCTTGGGTGGTGCGAACATCGTTTTCAGCGATGCGCGCGACAGGATCGGATCCCCCGTGGGAAAGAACAGACCAGAGGTAAATCGAACCAGATCAATCGACGAGGCCAGCCAACCTCCGACCGGTGCCAGGTTCTCGATGCGCTCGATGCCGTACGGGTAGGGGACCCACTGGGTGCTTTCCAACCCCAACACATTCGCTCCGGTTCGCCCTTTGGAGTCGCGATACTGCACCTCCCCCTCGGCCGCGTCTTCTTTCAGCGTGCGCGCCAATTGCATGCGGCGGATGCCCAGCGGGTGCAGGACTTGTTGCTGCACGTACTCGTCGTAGGCCTGATCACTTTGCTGCTCGATCAAACGTCCCAGCATCAGGTAACCAATATTCGCATAAGCGCTCTTTTGGCCTGGGTCGAAGTCGAGCTTTCTGGTCAACGCGAATCGCAGCAGATCCTCTTTCGAGAGAGGAAAGTCGACACCCAGTGCCACTTTCACCGGACGGCTAATCGCGAACGGATCACCAGAGACTTCTTTGTCAAAACCACCGGTATGCTGCAAGCATTGCCGTACTGTGATCTCGGCCAGGCGCGGATCGGCCCATTCTTGAGCGTCTTCCGGCAAGAAGTCGAGGTTCAACAGCGGGACGATCGGCTGATCCAACGTCAGCTTCCCCTGTTCCGCCAGTTTCATGACCGCGACTGCGGTAATCGGCTTGGTCAAACTGGCTATGCGAAACAGCGAGGTTGGCTGAACGTGCGATTCTCGGGCAAGATCGGCGAAGCCGAACCCCTTGGCGTAAACCAGCCGTCCCCGGTAGGCGACCGCCAATGATGCCCCCAGCGGCTCATTCTCCTGAAAGAACTTCTCCATCAGCAAGTCGTAAGCCGCCAGCCCAGGCAGGCTCTGACCGGTCGAGGTTACGTTCTCCGCGGCCTCGCTTCGGCCGGCGGACCAGGCACCCAAGCCGCTGACGGAAAGCGCGGCACCAAGCCTGGTAAGAAAACGGCGGCGATTGCAAGGGGCGTTCATGCTTCGGAACCATCGAGTGCAGGGAGATAACCGTTGGCGCGAAACCAAATCAGCGCGTCACGCAGCGTTCGATCGAGCGGGCGAATCTGGTAGTCGAGTTCTTCCATCGCCTTGTCGCTGCGATAGTAATGATACTGACTACCCATCTTAATTGCCGCCGAGTTCACTTCCGGCTCTTTCCCATCCATGTGACCATACATATCACCGCTCAGTCCGGCAATCATACCCATCAGCGGTCCCAGGCGTCCCCACGGCGGACGCCGGCCGGTGATGGCGGCCATGCGTTTCCAGAGGTCGAAATACGTCAGATTCTCGCCCCCCAGGATATAGTTCTCGCCGACTCTTCCCTTATGAATGGCCGTGATGATCGCGGCCGCCACGTCGCGAACATCGCACGTGCTCCCTCCGCCGCGCGGCGCCAAGGGTGGCTGCTTTTTCACCACGGAAATCAACATGCGTCCCGACGATGGCTTCCAGTCCCAGGGGCCGAACATCAGCGCCGGGTTCGCGATCACGACGTTCAAGCCTTGCGGAACCATCTCGCGCAGGGCGTCTTCCGCGGCGCGCTTGGTGACCACGTAGGGACAAGGAATCTTTCCCTCGCGCGGCGAATCTTCGTTGGCCGACGCATCCTTCTTGCCGACACCCAGCGCGTCGACCGACGAGACGTGCACCATGCGAACTCCCTGCTTCAAGGCTGCCGCCGCGACGATCTTGGTCCCTTCGACATTCACCTGGTGCATCAGCTTTTCTTTGGTCCAGCCAATGTGCACCACCGCGGCCGAGTGAATGACCGCGTCGACGCCGATCATCGCCGTGTTGACCGCCTCCTCTTCGCGGATGTCGCCAGGTACGGGCTCGACGTCAAGCCCAGCTAGCGAACGATCGATTCGGGGATCCCGGACCATTACGCGAACTTGATGTCCTTGCCCGAGAAGCATCCGAGTTACGTTGTTGCCCACTAATCCGGTCGAACCGGTCACAAGTACCAGCACTGTCTTTCTCCCATCGCGGTTGTTCGCAGTCTGCGTGCGCCCTAATTGTCGCCCAGTTTCCCCTGTCGTGACATAGGAGAAGGCTAGGTATCCGATTCGCCCCTTAACATCCCTAACGGGGGAGACCGCCGCCCCAAACCGACTATCAAAAAACTTAAAATATATGGCAAGCGTTTCTTCTAACCGATAAGATACGTGCGGAATGTCGGTGTTCTTATCTCTTATCTCGACGACTTTTCCAAGTTCGCTCCGGTCTCATCACGGGAAAACTTAAATGCTTCGTTACGCCATAACGCGTCGGTCGCGGTCGCGCGCCTTTACGCTTGTCGAACTATTGGTGGTAATCGCCATTATCGGAGTTCTGATTGCCTTGCTGCTGCCAGCCGTTCAACAGGCTCGCGAGTCAGCCCGGCGAATGCAATGCTCGAACAATATGAAGCAAACCGCGCTGGCGATGCATACCTACCACGATATTCACGGCATTTTGCCACTGCCAGGCTACGGGGGTAACCACCTGGGATGGAGCGCTTCGATCCTTCCGCAGTTGGAACAGAATGCGATTGCCGAAGGGCTCGACTACACCACCGGCAGTCACGTGGCAACCGGACGCGTGAAATACGGCATTGCTCGGATCGATGCTTACCTGTGTCCGAGTGCTCCGAGTTCCGAGATTTACTCCCCCCGCACCGACGAGGTCTACAACGGCCAGCAGTGCTACGCGATCCACTACTTCGGCATCCTGGGGCCGCAAGGCACCAACGCCACCAGCGGCCAGGCCTACG
This genomic interval carries:
- a CDS encoding serine hydrolase domain-containing protein, coding for MNAPCNRRRFLTRLGAALSVSGLGAWSAGRSEAAENVTSTGQSLPGLAAYDLLMEKFFQENEPLGASLAVAYRGRLVYAKGFGFADLARESHVQPTSLFRIASLTKPITAVAVMKLAEQGKLTLDQPIVPLLNLDFLPEDAQEWADPRLAEITVRQCLQHTGGFDKEVSGDPFAISRPVKVALGVDFPLSKEDLLRFALTRKLDFDPGQKSAYANIGYLMLGRLIEQQSDQAYDEYVQQQVLHPLGIRRMQLARTLKEDAAEGEVQYRDSKGRTGANVLGLESTQWVPYPYGIERIENLAPVGGWLASSIDLVRFTSGLFFPTGDPILSRASLKTMFAPPKIDGKKFSGNEAYYACGWLTRPSPDSHLPWTCWHTGSLTGVSTLLVSRADGVSWCVLFNQDRAPDGQAYASKIDGPLHAPANSASNWPEGDLFAQYL
- a CDS encoding NAD-dependent epimerase/dehydratase family protein; this translates as MLVLVTGSTGLVGNNVTRMLLGQGHQVRVMVRDPRIDRSLAGLDVEPVPGDIREEEAVNTAMIGVDAVIHSAAVVHIGWTKEKLMHQVNVEGTKIVAAAALKQGVRMVHVSSVDALGVGKKDASANEDSPREGKIPCPYVVTKRAAEDALREMVPQGLNVVIANPALMFGPWDWKPSSGRMLISVVKKQPPLAPRGGGSTCDVRDVAAAIITAIHKGRVGENYILGGENLTYFDLWKRMAAITGRRPPWGRLGPLMGMIAGLSGDMYGHMDGKEPEVNSAAIKMGSQYHYYRSDKAMEELDYQIRPLDRTLRDALIWFRANGYLPALDGSEA
- a CDS encoding DUF1559 domain-containing protein, with protein sequence MLRYAITRRSRSRAFTLVELLVVIAIIGVLIALLLPAVQQARESARRMQCSNNMKQTALAMHTYHDIHGILPLPGYGGNHLGWSASILPQLEQNAIAEGLDYTTGSHVATGRVKYGIARIDAYLCPSAPSSEIYSPRTDEVYNGQQCYAIHYFGILGPQGTNATSGQAYDCQNLSEAFGGKCTEGIMWEKGSKFRDVTDGLSNTYLMGENSWKDMPYRRYWLRGEYNDSRGKLFLISKNIQSPVNSGVDDKWNTVAFGSMHPGGAMFSRGDGSVTFVPETVDFATFLAGASKAGNEPVSTN